Genomic DNA from Lactococcus garvieae:
TACTTACATCCAAAAGATCAGTCTGAACAATTGTACCTACAAATTTTGAAGTAATAGTCCCTGATGTGCTTGAAGTAGTAGGAATATCAATCGTTGTTGGGACGGTTACTGTTGTACTTCCTAAAACAGCCACATCTAACAATTGTTGAGTTAAAGCACCTGTATCACTTAAAAGAGGGGACAAGACACCATCAACTGCAAGTGCGAGCGTACTCTTAACAGGTGCTAAAGTGCCATTAAGGGTTGCAGCTGTCGCATGTAAAAGACCGAGCGGGTCATTTCCAGTAACCGTAACGTTTAATTCATTTATAGCCTCTTCTAAATCCTGCAGAATGTTAATAATATTATTTGTCAAGACTGGGCCGATTCCATTATCCAGATTGACAATAATCATTGAACCATCTTGACTTAAAGTAGCTGCTTGCGTCCAGCTTCCTTGGTCAACCGTCATCACGTTTGACAGGAGATTTAAATCTCTATAAAGACGGGTCGTATCAAAACTGAGACCTGCTGTACTCGTTACTGTATCAACGATAGTTGTTAAGCCTGCTAAAGTATTATTGAGAGTCCCAACGAGACCTGTTAAAAGTGGGATCTGAGTCAAATCCACTGAAACATTGGTCTGTCCAGTTGCTGTACCGGGTGTGACTACGCCGCGCAACTCAGGAGGTATCACAATTACTGCATAGCGTGTACCTGATAAGACGTTGGTGTTCACTACCGATGAGCCCGAAATTGTAAAGTCAACGTTTTGTTGCGTTCCTTCTGGGTATGGGTCTGATAGGCTTGAAGTTGTATTATTTGAAGAATTTGTATCTCCAAAAATTTCGACTCCTAAAACGGCTGCTTCCGCAACGATAGGATTGGGAAAAAGACTATAAGCCCCCGCTACTACAGCTCCTGCCAAAGTACGTTACCTGTTATACTGGCTGATAATAAATGTTTTTTTAAGTACTGACTACTTTTGAGATAATATTTTCCTTTTTGACTTTTCACAATACATCCTCCTTTATCAAATATTCATTCAACAACTTTTTTTATTCAATGTCCTCCTCTTATTCTAAATACTAAACTATCAGGAAAATAGTTGTTAAAAATGCCACAAACTCTAATTATTAGAATGTTAACACTTTTTCTAAAATTACATTATATGCATAATTATAAATTATAAAAAACTCTAAATCAAAGAAATCAACTCAGAAAATTTCTTAATATTTACATTTAGATTACTTACATTCTACTCTTACTCATTTATGAAAAAAATGATAAAATATAAGGATAAAATAACTAATAAGGAGGCATTATCATGCCATTTGTACATGTTGAATTAGTTGAGGGGCGTAGTACTGAAGTAAAGAAAGCTCTAGCTAAAGAAATTACGGAATCCGTAATGAAACACACAGGAGCGCCTCGCGAAGCTATCTATGTAATTTATAATGAAATGTCCAAGGAAAACTTCTATCCCCATGGAGAGCCAAAAAAATAATAAAAAACTCAGATAAATCTATCTGAGTTTTTTATTTAACATGATATCTAATATCACTGGATCAGAGGCTTGCATTCCATGCGAAACATAAAAGCCCAAATCACGAATACAATCATCCACATTTTCAGAGACAATGCCATTAGAAGCAGGAATAACCACCCCCGCTTGGGCAAGCCGTACTGCTCTAAACATTGAAGATACGGAGCTAACTACCTTTACGGCACAAGAAAACCCTGCCCCATCACAAATCATCCCAACCGCATCTCCAATCATATTTTTAATAGCCTTCTCAGCCTTGCTTTCATCTGCTGAATCAATATAAATTAGAGCTGCCGCGGCCCCCATAGCAGCAGAATCAGTAGCACAATAAGCCGAAAGTACTGGCAAAAAAGCGTGAATATAAAGTGCTGTCAAATGAGATAAAGTCAATGCCCTAATCAGTTTTTCCTCTGTTATTGCTTTCGCTTCACCAAATACACAGACGGGTACGGTTGCTGTAATTCCCTGATTTCCTGAACCAGAGTTGGTCATTGCCGCATGCTGACTGCCTCCCATACGCGCATCCGAAGCTGCTGCTGTACATACAACTATTCTTTCTTCTAAAGAAAGTTCTCGAAGATTTCTACCTGCCAGCAAGGTCTGCCCCATCTTCATGCCATAATCATGCTTTAGTCCTTCTTCCACCAAACGCATATTTAAATCCTTAGCTTTTTTGAGCTGTTCAATATCTTTCAAATCTTGAGACATTATAAATTCCCAAATATCCTTGAAAGTACTTTCTTTCAAAACATCAAGAGTGGAAGGCTCTTTCTTAGATAAGATTTTTTCTTTCTTAAAAATAATTGTTTCATTTTTTTGAATCAAACAAATATTTGTATGTCCCTCAACAATCTTTACAGTTACCTTATCTTTTACTGACCAAATGGAAACTTCTACATAAAGTTTGTCTTCAACATCAGCGACTTCTGCACTCACTTTGTCTGATTTTGCAAGCTCAAGGATTTCCTCAAGCGAACCCTCGGGCACGCTCGAAATAACTTTCAGTCCTGCTTCAGCATCACCCGCAAGTGCACCCGTAGCTGCAGCTACCTCTACACCAGCTTCTCCTGTTCCCGGAACTATTACTGCAAGGGCATTCTTCATGACATTCGCTGAGACACAGACCTTTATTTTTTTTATCTGTTGATTTCCCAAATATTTACTACAAACTGCTGAAGCATAAGCCACAGCCACTGGTTCTGTACATCCAGTCGCAGGTTTGACCCCTGTCTCTAAAGCTTGTAAGAAGTCTCTTCTGATTTCTTCTGTAAGCATTTTTCACCTCTTTTTATATTCTGAATTTTCCACTTTAAATTATAAGACTTATTAGAAATTAATGCAAGCGTTTTCCTACGTTTCTTTCCTATCTAGGTACTAGCTTCTTGCATTGCTAAAAGACTTAGGTTAAAATAAAGCCATGAAGATTTTAATTACAGCAGGTGGTACAACTGAATCTATTGATACAGTCCGTGGTATCACTAATTTCGCTACAGGAAGTTTGGGAAAATTAACTGCTGAGGAATTTTTAGCAAATGGACACCAAGTCATTTTATTGGCTGGACGTTCTGCTCAGCTCCCCAAACACGATAAAAATTTAACTATAATCCCAATCAGCGATACACAAAATCTATTAGACACGATGGAAGAACGCCTTCCCCAAGCTGACGTTGTCGTCCATAGTATGGCTGTCTCTGACTATCGTCCTGTTTATATGACTGGGCTAGAAAATCTACCCGACCCTCTTACTCAAGAACAACTTATTAATTTTCGACCTGAAATTCAGAAAAAAATCTCTTCACAGTCTGAGCATCAGATTATGTTACTGGAAAAAACACCAAAAGTTATTTCATTTATAAAAAAATGGAAACCTGAGGTAATTCTTTTTGGATTTAAACTTCTTTCTGGTGTAAGTGAAGAACATTTACTTGAAATAGCTCAATCCAAGCGCAATGAAACTTCTGCCAACTTCATTATTGCTAATGATTTAGCAAATATCAAAGCAGATCAGCACCTCGCTTTCCTACTTAGCGAGACTGAAGAGATTACTCGACTTCATACCAAAACGGAGATTGCACAAGCTATCGTAAAAAATTCTGAGGAGACATATCATGGCTAATATAACTCTTGCCGTTACAGGCAGTATTGCAGCTTATAAAGCTGCAGATCTGGTTTCACTACTCAATAAGAAGCAACATAATGTAACTGTTCTAATGACAAAAGCAGCAACTCAGTTTATTACCCCACTGACTCTGCAAGTTTTATCAAAAAACAAGGTTCATATCGATATTATGGATGAGGAACATCCAAATGTTGTCAATCACATTGATATAGCAAAGCACACCGATATTTTCGTCGTAGCTCCTGCAACAGCAGATACAATAAGCCGTCTTTCACATGGAGCAGCATCTGATATCGTCACTTCTGTAGCGCTTGCTCTTCATCCAAGTAAACTTAAATTTATCGCTCCTGCAATGAATACATATATGTATACAAATCCTTTAACGACGAAAAATATTGATACTTTAAAAACTGTCGGATTTGAGGTTATCCAGCCTAAGCAATCTCTTTTGGCTTGTGGAGATTTTGGCGAAGGTGCCTTAGCTGATATTGAAACTATTGCTACTACACTTGATCAAGCAAGTAAAATTAAGGAAATTTAAAATATGAAAAAATCAAAAGCATCTGACATTGCCATTCTTGCGATCTTTATCGCTATTATGGTCGTTGTGCAAGTATTGAGCCAAATTGTTTATAGCGTTTGGCCCCTTCCCATTGTCCCCACTCTCTTGCACATCCCTGTGATTATTGGATCTATTGTATTAGGGGCGCGTAAGGGTGCTTTCTTAGGTTTAGTGATGGGTATCATTAGTGTTATTAATTCAACAATTCTTACCACGCCTTTAAGTTATGTATTTAGTCCGCTGCAACCTATCCCGGGGACGAACCACGGCTCTCTATGGGCATTAGTTGTCGCTATCGTCCCTCGTATCTTAATTGGCGTCTTTCCTTACTTTATTTACAAAGCTTTCAAAACGCGTACAGGTGCGGGCTTAGCTGCATTTGTGGGGACAGCCACAAATACCGTTTTAGTTTTAAGTTTTATCACTTTATTTTTCGGTCAATATACAGGCATGACTTTTTCAAATCTTATCCAATTAATTATCACGAGCAACTCTATTGCGGAAGTCATCATTGCCGTAATATTAACGGCAGCAATTGTCCCAACATTAGAAAAAACACGCTAGAAACCATAAAACAGTCTGAAATATCAGGCTGTTTTGACTTGTTTTGGAAAATACAAATGAAAAATGGTATAATACATCTGAAACCGAATTCATTTTCGGTTAGAATTCTAATAAATAATAACTAATTAAAGCCTTTTAAAAATTGGCTTTGGAGGATAAAAATGTCATACAATGAAATTTATGAACAATGGCTATCGGCTGGCTTAACACCTGAAATGCATAAAGAGCTTCTTGAAATGGATGAAAAAACACAAGAAGATGCCTTTTATACATATCTTGAATTTGGTACAGCTGGTCAACGCGGTCTTCTAGGTGCTGGAACTAACCGCATGAATATTTACACTGTACGTTTGACCACTGAAGGTCTTGCACGTCTAATGGATAGCAAGGGTGAAGCGAAAAAACGTGGTGTAGCTATTGCTTATGATAGCCGCCATTTTTCAAAAGAATTTGCGATGGAAACAGCTACAATCCTTGCTGATCATGGCATTCCAAGCTATGTGTATGACAGCCTCCGCCCTACACCAGCATTGAGCTTTACTATTCGTGAATTGAAAACTTTGACAGGTGTGATGATTACTGCCAGTCACAATCCTGCACCTTATAATGGTTACAAAGTTTACGGTGAAGATGGAGGACAAATGCCTCCTGAAGATGCTGCTGCTTTGACAGAATATATTCGCCAAATTGACGATATCTTCTCAATCACTTTGGGAGATACAGACAAATATATCGCTGATGGTATGATTACAATCATTGGTGAAGACATCGATGCTAAATATCTCAAAAATATTGAAACAGTAACTATTAATCAAGAACTGATTAACCAGTACGGTCGTGACCTTAACATCGTGTACACACCCCTTCACGGGACAGGTGAAATGCTTGGACGCCGTGCCCTTGCTACTGCAGGGTTTGAAAAAATAGCGGTAGTTGAAGAGCAAGCTGTGCCAGATCCTGATTTTTCAACAGTAAAATCTCCAAACCCTGAAAGCCAAGCTGCTTTTGCAATGTCTGAAGAACTGGGACGTAAAGTCGGTGCGGATATGTTAGTTGCTACTGACCCTGATGCTGACCGTATTGGCGTGGAAGTCCGTTTGCCTGATGGTAGTTATCAACCTCTTACAGGAAATCAAATCGGTGCTGTTCTCGCTAAATATATCCTTGAAGCTCATAAAACTGCAGGAACATTGCCTGCTAATGCAGCTATGGCAAAATCAATCGTTTCTACCGAGTTAGTAAGCCATATTGCTGAAAGCTACAACGTGGAAATGTTTAATGTGCTGACAGGGTTCAAATTTATTGGTGAAAAAATCCAAGCCTGGGAAACAACGGGTGAACACACTTATATGTTTGGCTTTGAAGAAAGCTTTGGTTACTTAATCAAACCTTTTGTTCGTGATAAAGATGCCATTCAGGCTATGCTTCTTATTTGTGAAGTAGCTGCTTACTACCGTTCGTTAGGTAAAACACTTTATGATGGTATTCAAGATATCTATGCAGAATATGGTTATTTTGTAGAAAAAACACTTTCTGTTACTCTTGAGGGTAGCACAGGTAAAGAACAGATTGCTGAAATTATGGGTAAATTCCGTGCGAATGCTCCAGAAAAATTTGATGGTTTAGAAATCCTCTTGTCCGAAGATTTCAAAGAGCTTACTGCAAAATCTCACAGTGGTAAAATTGAAAAATTAACTACACCTCCTTCTGATGTTCTCAAATATCACTTGGAAGACGGAAGCTGGATTGCTGTTCGACCTTCAGGAACTGAGCCTAAGATTAAATTCTATCTGGCAGCGGTTGCCGATACAGAAAAAGCAGCTCAAAACAAAATTGAACATTTTGAAAAAGAAATTACAAGTTTCATTGGTTAAAATATAAAAACTACTTTTGAAAAGTAGTTTTTATATTTCTTCATATCCAAATAAAAATCACAGTATATTCTATTAACTTCAAACAGATTAAATAACCTTTCAAAGCGACAAAATAAGTCTTTTTCAGACTATAGACCTATTGAAAAATGAAGGGAATTCCTGTAAAATAGTAAAAGACCGTTTATTTATAGAAAGCGAATTTATTTTGAAAAATTTGAACAAAAAATTATCCCTAGTGGGTATTGCAAGTGCTGGTTTGCTCTTGCTTAGTGGATGTGTCCAAACCCACATCGTAGATGGAGTACGCGTTCCTACAGAAGCTGCGACACAGGGTTTAACTTACCAAATTCTAGTTAAACCTATGTCTGCCTTTGTTGACCTCTTTGCTAATAATATGCATCTTGGTTATGGTTGGGGAATTGTCTTAGTGACTTTGATCATCCGCTTCCTCATCCTTCCTCTCGGCCTTAATCAAGCATATAAATCAACTTATATGCAAGAAAAAACAGCTTACTTGGCTCCTGTATTCGAGCCTTTGAATGCTCGTTTGAAAGCTGCTACAACTCCAGAAGAACGTATGGCTGCACAACAAGCACTGATGAAAGCTCAAAAAGATAACGGAATTAATATGTTATCTTCAATGGGTTGCTTGCCATTACTTATCCAATGGCCATTCTTCATTGCACTTTATAATGCTGCAGCTTACACTCCTGGTATCTCTACAGCTACTTTCTTCGGTATTGACCTCGGACGTTCAAGTATCGTTATCACCCTTATTGCTGGTGTCTTCTACTTCTTGCAAACTTGGATTTCTACGAAGAGTATGACTCCTGAGCAAAAGAAAACTGGTTTGACAATGCTTATCATGAGTCCTGTAATGATTATCATCTTCAGTTTTATGTCTCCTGCGGGTGTGGCACTTTACTGGGCTGTCGGTGGTATTGTTATGGTCATTCAACAAATCATCATTACCTATGTTATGAAACCTCGTATGCGTCAAAAAATCGACGAAGAATTCAAAAACAATCCTCCTAAGATGGCGGATCTTCCCAAAGATGTGACACCTAGATCAGCTACTCAACAAGGCTTAAAAGATTTAGATGCTCCACGTAAGAAAAACAATAACGGGCGTAACGCTGGTAAGCAAAAACGTAAATAAGCAAATAAAAAATATCCGATCTTTAAAAGATTCGGATATTTTTTTATTTTAAACTTTAGTTGATATAATTCTGCAAGGCGTAACGATCACAAACGAGAATCCTATGTTCTACTACATCAATGACTTTTTCTTCTCTTAACTCTCGGAGTATCCTGTTCACACTAGTCCGAGTTGAGATACCACAAAAACCAGCGATATCTTCATTTGTAACCGGAAAGTCGATCAATATACCTTCCTTCTTCTGAATACCGAAATAGTCAATAAAGTTATATAAACAAGTACAAACTGCCCCTTTTTTACCATTTACTGTCATTTTTTGAAGTGCTTCTAAAATCATCATTAACCGTTTTTGATAAAACTTATCCACAATTCGAAATAACTTAAGGTCTTGATCAATCCACTCCCAAAAAACTTTACGAGGAACTCGATAAAAGCTTGCCTCCTCTGACTCTATTCTGACATTAAACAGGGCTGAAACTCCGTCTATTTGCTCTTCTTCAAGTAGCGAAACAAAATCTGGCTCACAGACATAAGTGATATTGAACTCCCGCCCGTTTCTCAAGATGCTGCTAACTTTTACTACACCCTCTTTAAGTATGTAGAGATATTCTGATTCGATACCTTGATACATAATATAACTGTGTTTTTTCCGAGTTACCACAGTCACGCCTTTATCTTCCAATAATTGTGTTACATACTCTATATCATTCATATTATCATTCTTTAAGCTACGTGGGTTTGACTTTGTTTTTTGCCGTGAATAAGGTAATAAATAATCCAAACAATAACAACTGCAGGAGCACTGTAGAGATAAAGGTTACGGAATCCCACCATACCTTGCCCAAGCATTGGAATAATCGCCCCTAAAATAATTGGGCCTCCGCCAACACCTAAGTCTAAAAAGCCAAAGAAAGTTGATGTCGCAACACCAATACGATCCTTGCGTGCCTCACGAATTGCAATAGCTTGTCCAAATGGAGCAACCCCTCCATAGCCCAAGCCAAAGGTTCCCCCAGCGATAAGTAACATAATAAAGGCTGCCCCTGTTCCCATAAATCCTGCAAGCCCAACGAATAACATGGAAATAGCAAAGAAGATAAAGACAGGATGGAATACCCAGTTGTCTCCTTTTGTATCAAATATACGACCTGTTAATGGACGTGAGAGGAAAATCAAGATGGCATACAATGTGAAGAATAATGATCCTGCAGTCGAGATATGCAAGAAAGATGTAAATGGACCCATCCCTGTTAAAATAGCAGAGTCAATGAATCCTGCTAAGAAAGCAATAAAGGAAATTGGCAAAGCCGACTTCTCGATATATTTATCTAAACCTTTTGGTGTGTTCAACATTGCTTCATGAACTTCTTCTTTTGATAACTCTGTCACACGCACAAAGAAAATTAAGGCAAATGTCAAGATGAGTAAAGTAAGCGCTAAAGCCAAGAGACCATTGAAACCAAGCGGTGAAGAGTAAATAGAAATACTCAAAGCTGGCCCGACAGCTGCAGCGAGTGTGACTGACAAAGCATAATACCCAATACCTTCCCCTCGTCGTGAAGCAGGTACCGTATACCCAGCAATAGTCCCCGATGCTGTAGCACCAATACCAAATCCCATACCTTGGATAATACGGATGATGAACAGTAAAGGAATGTTAGTCGTTGTATAATATCCCAGTGTTAAAACTAGAAAGATGATCCCTCCGACGTAAAGTAATTTTTTCATCCCAATACGTGTGATAAAAATCCCTGTCCATACACGGCCAATAAGTGCCCCAATAACAAATATACTTGACAGTGATAAGCTAACCACTGTTGATTGATGTAATTCTTCCATCGCATAAGTACCTATTGACGATGTTAAAACGTAAAAAACGATATAAAATAAAAAGCTAATAAGTGTGTTAATAATGAAAGTAGCTGTAAAAAGACTTTCTTTTTTCATGATTTCTTCTATTCCTTGACTAATAAGTATCCTGCTTGATACTACAATTTTTTATTTTCTTTATTTGACTACAGAGATATTTCTTACTTCAAAAGCAAATTTACCGTTATCTGTTATTAAGTAACCATGATGATCAGTCACATATTTCACAGCTTCTGCCATAGAGTCAAATTCCTCAACAAGGCTATGATAATTCACACCCCCCATAAAGTTTGGGGTAGCATCTTCTTCATAAGTAGATAAGCTTTTAAATTCAAATTTCATTGTTCATTTGTCCTTTTCTTTTTTTCTAGATTTAGTGGCCACATCAATTCTAGATGATTTATTTACAAGCTTTATAATATAAAAAAAAGAGTAACATCGCTACAACAATTTATACTCCAAAATAAGTACAACATTTGCTAACATCTTTTATTGGTAATAAAAAAAACACCCGATAGAGTGTTTTCTCTATCGGATGCTTTTATTTTTTTTGAATCTAAGTCAAGTGAACGCCTTTATCAACATATACTACATCGCCAATAACTCCTGATGCCAAAGGACTAACAAGGAAGGCTGCTGTTTGACCAACTTCTTCAATTGTAACGCCTTTACCATCAGCTGTACGGCTGTTTGATTCTTTAATCAAATCTTTATAGCCTGCAACACCTGAAACGGCAAGAGTTTTGATTGCACCTGCTGAGATAGCATTAACGTGGACACCAACATGGGCCATTTCTGCTGCCAAGTAACGTACAGTTGCTTCCAAAGCTGCCTTAGCAATTCCCATAACATTATAGTTTGGAATAGCACGAACAGAACCCATATAGCTTAATGTTACAATACCAGCACCCTCATTAAACAAAGGTTTAGCTGCTTTTGCTACAGCAAGTAATGAATAAGCTGAGATATCTTGTGCAAGGGCATAGCCATCACGTGAGATATCGGATACATTTCCATCAAGTTCTTCTTTTTTAGAGTAAGCAATGGCATGTACTAATCCATCGATTTTACCAACGCGACTTTCAATAGTTGAAAATGCACGACGAATAGATTCATCTGAAACTACATCACATTCGATAAGTAAATCTTCTGGACCTGCAAGCTTAGCAAGCTGTTTTTCCATACGTTCATTTTGATACGTATAGATCAAGATAGCTCCTTGGTCTTTCATAGCTTTAGCACAACCCCAAGCAATAGACTTGTTATTGGCTACACCCATAACGACGATTTTTTTTCCTTCTAAAAACATATAAATAAGTCCCCTTAAAAATAAAAAAATATATTTCAGAAAATATAAGTTAAAAATATAAGTAAATAGTTTAGTATATAAAAATACTTACTACATAAAACATTGTAAAGTAAAAGCAAGTAATTGTCAAGTTTCCTCCTATCCCTAAGCAAACGTTTTAAATCTCATAAAATTGATGATACAATAAACTCATAATGAAAGTGAGGTTATATGAATAAGCAAGAATTTATTAACAAAGTCCGTGGTGGCCTTATCGTTTCCTGTCAAGCTCTTCCAGGTGAGCCTCTTTATCGTATAGATGGAGGTATTATGCCTTTGATTGCTCTAGGTGTACAAAATGCTGGGGCAGTAGGAATTCGAGCAAATTCAGTACGTGATATTGAAGAAATAAAGGAAGTCGTTGATGTTCCTATTATTGGCTTAATAAAACGAGACTATCCCCCTCAAGAACCTTACATCACTGCAACAATGCGTGAAATTGATGAATTAGCTGCACTTAACATTGCCGTTATTGCTTTAGACTGTACCTTGCGAGAACGACATGATGGCTTAAGTATGCAAACTTTTGTTAAGCAAATCAAGGAGAAATATCCTAACCAACTTCTCATGGCCGATATTGACACCCTCGAAGCCGGTAGAGCTGCTTATGAAGCAGGTTGTGATTTTATAGGAACAACTTTATCTGGGTACACCGAAGCTACAAAGCACAAGCCTCAACCGGATATAGAACTGATCAAGGCTCTACTCTCAGAAAATCTCCCCGTCATAGCTGAAGGTGGTATTCATATTCCTGAGCAAGCAAAGCAAATTCAAGAGCTTGGTGTTCTTGCACAAGTTGTTGGAGGAGCCATCACAAGACCTCATGAAATTACTGAACGCTTTATCTCTGCTATTAAGCAGGCAGACTAAAACCACAAGCCACTTACTCTAAACTTTCAGAAGTTTTTTGAGCAAAGAGGTTAAAGCTTAATGTCTTCCTTTTTTAAACTTATTGTTTAGTATAACAAAATGTTTTTATATATAAAATAATAAAACAAATGCTATAATAGAAAAGTAAAATAAATTTGAGGTGTCACAATGGACAAAAAATATGCTATGACAGCAACAGAAGTCGTTGTGACTAAATACATTAAATAATAAAAGAGCTAATATGGCTCTTTTTTGATACTTTCTTCTATATAAGATAAGAAAAAAATCCCCACCGAAGTGAGGACTTACCTGTAAGAACAGAGTTATATTATAGCATATTAAAACGCCTGTGCAACAGACAGACGTCTTAGATGAATAGCCTTTACGGCAAGGAGAATATGGGATTCGAACCCATGCACCGATTTCTCAGTCTAACGATTTAGCAAACCGTCCTCTTCAGCCTCTTGAGTAATTCTCCATCAAAACAAAATTTATTGTATCATAAATTTATGGTTCTTGCTGGACTCGAACCAGCGCTGACTCCGTTATGAGCGGAGGACTTTAACCAGCTAAGCTAAAGAACCAAAACTCCCTTGACCTGTCAAGAGAGTTATCAGGCATGTTAAAAAACAAAGGTTTATGAGGATCTTAGTTCTACCCGACTAAATGATTATATCAATACATTTGAGTATTGTAAATCAATAACGACACAAAAAAACACCCGATCAATCGATCGAGTGCATTTTTTATTTTTCACCGCCTGTCAAAGCTTCTAAGACTTGATCAACTTCACGTTGATTCACGTCCTTACCTACAATTTTTGGCTTTCCAAAGAATTGTGTAAGTATTTTTGATTGTTCCGTTGTTTCGATATAATTTTTTCCTGTTGCACTAATGATATACTGTTTCCCGTCTGGATATTGAATAAACATTTGAAGTCCTCCTAATTGAACATTGTTATTTGAACCACCACTTGTTGATGGTTTTTCTTCTTTCTTACGTACCACACCGCTAAATCCGTTATACCATGACCAACTATTTGAATCTGGCAGCTCCTGAACGTACATAGCACCAAGAACGTTCTGCTCATAAGTAACTACGTTAACGTTTGCCACGCTTGCTATAATGCCAACATGGCCCGTAGACAAACCGTCTCGTGCAGAAATGAAGAAAATATCTCCTGCTTTAAGTTGGCTAAAACTTGGATTATCTATCTTTTCAAAACCTATAGCTTCCCAGTTAGTTTGTGTGTAGACATTCCATGCAGTATTACAGTCTGACCCTGGCACCCATTTGGCATTGATTCCAGACATTCCATAAGCAAACTGATAAGCCTTATCTGTAAG
This window encodes:
- a CDS encoding phosphopantothenate--cysteine ligase, which codes for MKILITAGGTTESIDTVRGITNFATGSLGKLTAEEFLANGHQVILLAGRSAQLPKHDKNLTIIPISDTQNLLDTMEERLPQADVVVHSMAVSDYRPVYMTGLENLPDPLTQEQLINFRPEIQKKISSQSEHQIMLLEKTPKVISFIKKWKPEVILFGFKLLSGVSEEHLLEIAQSKRNETSANFIIANDLANIKADQHLAFLLSETEEITRLHTKTEIAQAIVKNSEETYHG
- a CDS encoding phospho-sugar mutase, which translates into the protein MSYNEIYEQWLSAGLTPEMHKELLEMDEKTQEDAFYTYLEFGTAGQRGLLGAGTNRMNIYTVRLTTEGLARLMDSKGEAKKRGVAIAYDSRHFSKEFAMETATILADHGIPSYVYDSLRPTPALSFTIRELKTLTGVMITASHNPAPYNGYKVYGEDGGQMPPEDAAALTEYIRQIDDIFSITLGDTDKYIADGMITIIGEDIDAKYLKNIETVTINQELINQYGRDLNIVYTPLHGTGEMLGRRALATAGFEKIAVVEEQAVPDPDFSTVKSPNPESQAAFAMSEELGRKVGADMLVATDPDADRIGVEVRLPDGSYQPLTGNQIGAVLAKYILEAHKTAGTLPANAAMAKSIVSTELVSHIAESYNVEMFNVLTGFKFIGEKIQAWETTGEHTYMFGFEESFGYLIKPFVRDKDAIQAMLLICEVAAYYRSLGKTLYDGIQDIYAEYGYFVEKTLSVTLEGSTGKEQIAEIMGKFRANAPEKFDGLEILLSEDFKELTAKSHSGKIEKLTTPPSDVLKYHLEDGSWIAVRPSGTEPKIKFYLAAVADTEKAAQNKIEHFEKEITSFIG
- the coaC gene encoding phosphopantothenoylcysteine decarboxylase, translated to MANITLAVTGSIAAYKAADLVSLLNKKQHNVTVLMTKAATQFITPLTLQVLSKNKVHIDIMDEEHPNVVNHIDIAKHTDIFVVAPATADTISRLSHGAASDIVTSVALALHPSKLKFIAPAMNTYMYTNPLTTKNIDTLKTVGFEVIQPKQSLLACGDFGEGALADIETIATTLDQASKIKEI
- the yidC gene encoding membrane protein insertase YidC codes for the protein MKNLNKKLSLVGIASAGLLLLSGCVQTHIVDGVRVPTEAATQGLTYQILVKPMSAFVDLFANNMHLGYGWGIVLVTLIIRFLILPLGLNQAYKSTYMQEKTAYLAPVFEPLNARLKAATTPEERMAAQQALMKAQKDNGINMLSSMGCLPLLIQWPFFIALYNAAAYTPGISTATFFGIDLGRSSIVITLIAGVFYFLQTWISTKSMTPEQKKTGLTMLIMSPVMIIIFSFMSPAGVALYWAVGGIVMVIQQIIITYVMKPRMRQKIDEEFKNNPPKMADLPKDVTPRSATQQGLKDLDAPRKKNNNGRNAGKQKRK
- a CDS encoding Crp/Fnr family transcriptional regulator — its product is MNDIEYVTQLLEDKGVTVVTRKKHSYIMYQGIESEYLYILKEGVVKVSSILRNGREFNITYVCEPDFVSLLEEEQIDGVSALFNVRIESEEASFYRVPRKVFWEWIDQDLKLFRIVDKFYQKRLMMILEALQKMTVNGKKGAVCTCLYNFIDYFGIQKKEGILIDFPVTNEDIAGFCGISTRTSVNRILRELREEKVIDVVEHRILVCDRYALQNYIN
- a CDS encoding 2-hydroxymuconate tautomerase encodes the protein MPFVHVELVEGRSTEVKKALAKEITESVMKHTGAPREAIYVIYNEMSKENFYPHGEPKK
- a CDS encoding serine dehydratase subunit alpha family protein; this encodes MLTEEIRRDFLQALETGVKPATGCTEPVAVAYASAVCSKYLGNQQIKKIKVCVSANVMKNALAVIVPGTGEAGVEVAAATGALAGDAEAGLKVISSVPEGSLEEILELAKSDKVSAEVADVEDKLYVEVSIWSVKDKVTVKIVEGHTNICLIQKNETIIFKKEKILSKKEPSTLDVLKESTFKDIWEFIMSQDLKDIEQLKKAKDLNMRLVEEGLKHDYGMKMGQTLLAGRNLRELSLEERIVVCTAAASDARMGGSQHAAMTNSGSGNQGITATVPVCVFGEAKAITEEKLIRALTLSHLTALYIHAFLPVLSAYCATDSAAMGAAAALIYIDSADESKAEKAIKNMIGDAVGMICDGAGFSCAVKVVSSVSSMFRAVRLAQAGVVIPASNGIVSENVDDCIRDLGFYVSHGMQASDPVILDIMLNKKLR
- a CDS encoding ECF transporter S component, with product MKKSKASDIAILAIFIAIMVVVQVLSQIVYSVWPLPIVPTLLHIPVIIGSIVLGARKGAFLGLVMGIISVINSTILTTPLSYVFSPLQPIPGTNHGSLWALVVAIVPRILIGVFPYFIYKAFKTRTGAGLAAFVGTATNTVLVLSFITLFFGQYTGMTFSNLIQLIITSNSIAEVIIAVILTAAIVPTLEKTR